DNA from Carassius gibelio isolate Cgi1373 ecotype wild population from Czech Republic chromosome B8, carGib1.2-hapl.c, whole genome shotgun sequence:
ggaaatgcaaaacttACTTTTGTCTTAAAAGACAACTTTGGACCAATGAGCAACAGTCCAGAtctttttctccttagcccaggtgagatgcttctgatgttgtttctgtttcagaagtggcttggtaagcccttttcctgaagacgtcggagtgtggtgactcttgatgcactgactccagcttcagtccactccttgtgaagctctcccaagtgttTGAATAGACTTTTCCTGACAATCTAAACAAAGCTGTGCTCATCCCTGTTGTTTGTGCACCTTTTGTCAACTTTGCATTTAGTATGCATTGATAAAGTAATGacctttcagtaatgaccttctgtgacttaccCTCTTTGTGAAGGGGGTCTTCTTGACTATTGAAAAGTCAGCAGTCTTAACTattattgtggtttcaaagaACAAGAGATACCATGAATTTATACTGTAGGGATGgtcatttaatgtaaatgtaatgtaaatattctgatattttgaGATACTCTGTGTTCAGACACTCGCTCTGTTTAAATccagattaaagacacatctcttaaCACCCTCATTTTGCACActtcagtatttatttgaaaaagaaatcacTTAACAGCATTCAAACGTGGCAATATAAAAAAGAAACGGTGTTACAGCTTTTTAATGAAAACACAAGATAACtcttaaaaacatttctaaaatctGTAGTTGTCAAAATGACTCAGCATGACATAATACTGACTGATATTAACTGTGAATATAACATTGATTACAATATCCTAAAGCCATAAAGTGCTTTGATCTATATGATGGGATTTCACCATCCCGGCTGATTTAAATCAGCAGGTTTTCCTCGATTAACCTCCTGGGACTCAGTTTGAAATGTGCTGTTCTTATCACATGAACAACAAGGAGTTATATGGGTAACACTAGTTATTAACAAAAACATCTGTTAAATAAAGGTAACAAATGTACCTCCAACTGCATACAATCCACCAAATCATTAATGTCCAAAGCGACCCTTAGTTCAGTTTCATACACAGATTTTATGAATGtaagaaatataaatacatttcttataaagaacagtgttcctggatgacgGCTCTGTCTGAAACCCTTTCCTGCTTTCCTTTACTATTTTTTCAGCTAAACAAGACTTGGAAAACAAGACGAAAATAATTGTACTGGGTCTGCTGAACAAAAGTACTTCAAACTTTGTCATCGTCTTAGTACTAACATTATTGAAAGTGATATTAAAGTGGAGTTAGGTTTTTAAACAGTACATAGTTTTTGTTCCTTTATGTTGCAGAGGTGAAACTCACTAAATTATTTCCAGGTATATCCTTTTtcagctccaaaaaaaaaaaaaaaaaaaaagttttacaattcagcacatttattccaaaattcttattttttgtgcttttttgatcataaaatcataatgtgtgtgtgtgtgtgtgtatatatgcaatCTGGGGATGAAATGCTACTTTAATACCTTGGCTGAGCCATAATTGTactattaccaaaaaaaaaagatataaaaacctTAATAAATTTAGAGACATTTACAGTGATTACATATGGTAAAggaaaaatatacattatattagtaCAGCATGATAAATAAAACCTTGTCCTGCAAGGCTAATACCACAAAACTTTACAACTCTGACAACCCTTATGATGATCCAGTGTCTCCCTGTCAATAACataatacttaaagggatagttcacccaaaaatgaaaattatgtcattaataactcaccctcatgtcgttccaaacctctgTTTagcttcggaacacagtttaagatattttagatttagtccgagagctctcagtccctccattgaagctgtgtgtacggtctgctgtccatgtccagaaaggtaagaaaaacatcatcaaagtagtccatgtgacatttaatgtcagccacattaaaaaagttaatcgCTTAAATAATTTgaggattaatgcatattggagacgcgaaccgtttcaaacgattcagttcgatttggtggactggttcaaaaagatccggttacatcgaatgatttgttcgcgaaccggatatcacaaactgctttgttttgaactctctcacaacagacacggaagagaagataatgatgaataaagtcgtagtttttgttatttttggaccaaaatgtattttcgctgcttcaaaatattctaactgaccctctgatgtcacatggactactttgatgatgtttttcttacctctctggacatggacaggagaccgtacacacagcttcaatggagggactgagagctctcggactaaatctaaaatatcttaaactgtgttccgaagataaacagaggtcttacgggtttggaacgactttgGAACgagtcattaataaaataattttaatttttggttgaactatccctttaacatataattcataaaataaaataaaaaagttgcagTGTAAAAGCCACTTCAAAAAATGTGTCTTAGtattaaaaaatgctaataattaaaaaaatttaattcacttTTATGGTGTTGTTTTCATCAATGTTATTGTAAAACTTTGACGAAAAATGAACTAATTATAAGTGAAACTTATAATGCgaaaaattattcaaatacagaATGGGTAGTTGTACACGTCTGGCTTCGATGAACCTGCGCTTttcaaaataagtaaatataaagtaTGATTTTTTACGGGTCAAGCATCCATTTGATCTACGGGCATCACTTCACATGTAATTCAATACATGATTGCACAATTATTATTTACACCAAgccaaaataaataagataatgtTCAGAAATCATACACTGCTTTTAACTGTTCATAACTGCATCCTAATAATATCATTTGTTTTATCGACTGGATAATTTTTCGTGTGATGTGATTTAAGCATAACGCCACAAAtgataatcaaataaaatgatcTATTTGAATCCTGGTCTTCATCAAAGCGAATCGTTTTTTTTATTCCTCAAATCCCTTGTTGCCAAATATGGAAGTGCTACTATAAGGAAATGCAAACTGTCCATCGCAGTTTAAAGAAAGCAGTACGGACGATGCATGGAAAGTGATGGGTCTTTCTCAGCGAGCGTCACTCTCTGCGAACTCCTCTTTAATGGAGTGCTTGTGTATCCTGCAGTCTGGCATGTCAAAGCCGAAGTCAGCCCACTcctccgctcccgcaggagcgcTGCGGTTGGGGATGGTGATGGTGTGCCGCACTCTGAAGTGCACGGCCTCCATGACGCGTTGCCGCTGCAGCTCTCCTCCGGCGCCGATGGCCATGCTGGCCATGTTACTGCTGGAGCGGATGAGCTGCTGGCCGTAATCGTGGCCCTGTCTCATGTCCTGCAGGCCCCTCCAGATCGCCATCCGGAACTGCTCAGGGATCTTCAATGCCCCAAGGTCCTGAGGAACACAAGAGTGTGTCTTACAATGAAGGCCACACTtctatttaatgaataaatatgataataataatctgaaaacGTTTTGTGTAAAGGGGTTGGGTTTAGggtaaggggatagaaaatacagttggTACAGTAGAAAAACCATTACGACTATGGAATGaacccataaaacatggaaactaCGGGCTTTCACGATTATgataattgttgattattcccttgcaattgtaattgcgattattaattgtgattatttaatatgtaatcaTTAAATTGTTTATACCATAGTTTTATGCAACAGCATGccatatttatatatgaaaataaacaagctgaaaacactcaaaCTGAGCTCCATGATTTCCAAATATCGGCATCATTTATCAGCCACCGGCTCCTTGATTTCCAAATATCGGCATCATTTATCAGCCACCGGCTCCTTGATTTCCAAATATCGGAATCATTTATCAGCCACCGGCTCCTTGATTTCCAAATATCGGAATCATTTATCAGCCACCGGCTCCTTGATTTCCAAATATCGGCATCATTTACCAGCCACCGGCTGCcctgatttttaaatattgccatCATTTATCAGCCACCCTCTCCATGATTTCCAAATATCGGCATCATTTATCAGCCGGCGACTGCCCAGGTTTCTAAATATCGGCATCATTTATCAGCCGCCATCTGCCCTGATTTCTAAATATCGGCATCATTTATCAGCCACCGTCTGCCCCGATTTCTAAATATCGGCATCATTTATCAGCCACCGTCTGCCCCGATTTCTAAATATCGGCATCATTTATCAGCCACCGGCTGCcctgatttttaaatattgccatCATTTATCAGCCACCGGCTGCcctgatttttaaatattgccatCATTTATCAGCCACCCTCTCCATGATTTCCAAATATCGGCATCATTTATCAGCCGGCGACTGCCCTGATTTCTAAATATCGGCATCATTTATCAGCCGCCATCTGCCCTGATTTCTAAATATCGGCATCATTTATCAGCCACCGTCTGCCCCGATTTCTAAATATCGGCATCATTTATCAGCCGCCATCTGCCCTGATTTCTAAATATCGGCATCATTTATCAGCCACCGTCTGCCCCGATTTCTAAATATCGGCATCATTTATCAGCCACCGTCTGCCCCGATTTCTAAATATCGGCATCATTTATCAGCCACCGTCTGCCCCGATTTCTAAATATCGGCCAgtgaaaaacccatatcggtcaacTTCTAGTaaaaaattaatgttattataatgttatactaaaacttatattaaaataatgggaaaaatcCTTAAGATAACAagtagaaataaagaaaaatgcatcttaagcatgcagaataacataagtggactttgaacggtTAATTACTGCTTTGAACGATTATGTTATtctggcatccataattgtaatcacgATTAGAAATTCTATTTATTGTGCAGGCTTATTGTGCAGGCTTATTTGTATTAGCCCTGTCAaaagattaatcatgattaattgcatccaaaataaaagtctttgtgtacagaatatatgtgtgtgtactgtgtatatgtattacgtatacacacacacacgtatatatttaataaacattttttaaaatattaaatatatttttatataatataaattatatgaatataaatatatacatgtaaatccatacaaatataaaaaaatatatatacacgtgtgtatgtgtgtgtgtgggtaaatttatatatatatatatatatatatatatatatatatatatatatatatatatatatatatatatatatatatatatatatatattttttttttttttttattcatttacataatACATAGTATGCACAcacattgtgtaaaaaaaaacatttgttttggatgcgattaatcgtttcaCAGCACTAATTTGTAtgtatacatttgtgtgtgtgtgtgtgttttgcaataaatttaaaatatgctGTTTCTATAGATATAATTGGCTAgtttaaattagtatttttactttttaccatatttttttttttaaatttagttatgTTGTATGCAGTGCTTCATGGGATTCCATTTCCTTCACTAATACCATTAAGtcttgtatatttgtatatttttagtttcaaattagtttttttgttgggtagattacttacaaaaatAATCTGAATCACACATATTAGTTAAAGTGGACTTTTTTTCTATTACTTTtcgattacttttgacctaatttgtttattacagactTGAATGGGattattattgataaaaaaatgatttgaaatgatttgatcacaaaatgcagtaaacattacattacagtaAGTTTTACCAAAATGTATATAAGTGTAGGTTAATTTACaagggaaaattaaaaagaatgaaaaaagaatTAAGAAGAATCAATACGTTTTGAATAATTTACCGGCATtatgtgaataatatgtaatcatgttatCCATTAAacagtaactgtaatctgattattagcattttgaaatgtaatataattgttacaagtacttaattttttatGAATCCAGATTTCATgaaatcagttactacccagctctgctcATAGTTTTTTTAACTTTTGGTGACTTTTTAAAATCCCTACGGGAAACAAAATGAATGGATAACAGGATAAAACATGAATGACCCAATAATGAAAGAGTGTATTGACTGAACTGTTGGTTTACCTCCATGGAAAGAGTCTGGAGGTGGTAGACACTCTGGAGTCCCTGTGATGTGAAGTAGTCGATGCAGTTTTGGCAGCCCAGGCTGGTTAAGAAACTGTTCGGAGAGAAAAGGAATCCCACTAAGACCAAGCGGCTGCGTCCTGTGAATTACATATTCACCCATGGAGAACATAACAAGCCAAGCACCACGGCATTTGCATCTGCACAGGGATTATTATCTAGAACTGATGGAATGATAATGAAAGTGTATTCAGGCAACAGAAGACTTGATTAAAATAAAGCATCTGTATTGTAatcaatatacactaccattcaaaaatttggtgattttttttcccctcacattCTCATTaatactacatttatttgataaaaaaatcaatttatatatatttttaatagatacatatattttaaaatgtacttagttgtactgttttattattaaaatatttttgtgtaaaccatgaaTCCCTTTTAAAGGGATCTTTGCTggttaatatcttttttttgacaatataatatatatatattttttttcataatttttatcaTGACTACATATTtgctgaatataaaaaaaagctttactgaccccaaacttttgaacagtagtgtagttgAATGAAATGCTGCATGCAAATGTTTGTGtattaacatttcaaaatgtgcatatggtttcattttacaaataaaaatgcaatcacAACATGCAATTACATGAATGATGCATAACAAGTTTTTCATTGCATTGatctttttattataaatatttcaccAATAAAAAATGAATTGCTTGATACAATCAAAACAGGAAATGTAAATATGAAGGTGACAAGAGTTATTTTAAAGGTAGAGCAACTGAGACAAACAGAACCACAAGTATGCAGAGGAAGATGTGcatgtcattttaaacaaaacatggaTTCAGAAACATTGGTTGCTTTGGCATAATCCTAGACGCCGACTTTTAATTTCACCCTGATACATTAAGTATTAAATGTAGAGGGAACACTGATATTAATAAGCACATTTGTGACAATGGAGTCTGGAAAATGACACAtctagtttaaaaataaatatcactCTAAGTGCCAATATATAAGACTTATGACTGACAAAGTAGCACAGATGACAATGCCATGTAAATAACGTGAACAGTTAACTGGGTGAaggtaaatctaaaaaaaaacatgtccaaCAGTGTAATATTTCAGTCCAAAAAAGAATGTATTAGCACCATTAAGATTTTGTTGACGAcattattatattacaaattttatattaaaatgtttaaatattataccaatttacatatttgaaatacaaattaaaggagataaattatttaaattgttaacAAGTATTTGTTGTGCTGTCTTAAATGaataattctttaataaaaaacttCTGAAAAACAACAATGTAGCTAAAAATTcaaaattactattttttatttaataaaaaagtaatatttataatactatttaaaaaatttatattataacaatttaatattagaaaaataaaatagtattaataaaaagtaatacaattacctaatattattaataaaaaataaaattacataaaaatataaaataaatctatgaCAGTAATGTTTATCTATGGGGGAAATTagtttgtcatgaaaataatgttacagtgcaaaaaacaacaacaaataaaaaatcttaaaaggTGCTTAAATCCAATCAATAATATTATTGATtggatttataatatataatatttttgattttGGGGAGTgccagacatgtttttttttttttttgagtttcacCCAAATGATGAAAGAGCACAGGCCATTAATCAGAAAGGCACCTCGCCACCCCCTGTCCAGCCCCATGTGATAAATCAGTCATGAGTATAATTAAATTGATATGTAAACACAAAAGTGGCATCTGAATATGTATAGTAAATGAAAAAGGTTACATGTTTTGCACACTAAAGTGTGATTTGAAAATGTTTCTCTGACCAGCAGAGGAATAGTAAGAAAGTTCTTACTCGTATGTACAAATAATTACTACATCTGAAAAAGAAACCAAAAGCCTCTTTAAAAGCAAAGGTTTCATTATAAACAAAATCCTCTTTTGTGTATTAGCACAgaagaaaaaacatcaatatACTGTAATTACATGATTAACCATGTAaagacaaatgtgaccctggagcacaaaatcagTCTGAAGTCGCTGaggtatatttataataatagccaaaagtacattgtatgggtcaaaatgattgatttttcttttaggccaaaaatcattaggatattaagtaaagatcatgttccatgaagatatttagtagatttcctactgtaaatacatcaaaacttcagatttgattagtaatatgcattgctaggaACTTCATGTGGAccactttaaagatgattttctcagtatttaaatttttcagattccagattttcaaatagttgcatctcggccaaatatagcctgatcctaacaaaccacacatcaatggaaagcttgtttattcaacttccagatgatgtatacatctcaaattaaaataaaataaaattgacccttatgactggttttgtgattccagggtcacaaatgatgAAGAGAAGGCGAAACTAAATGATTTAAGGTTTATCTCTGTAAAATAAGATACGTCAGGCAGATTTCAGTCACactgttgtaaaaataaattgctaTTAAAATGATAAGAAGCATGTGtagctcgtgtgtgtgtgtgtgtgtgtgtgtgtgtgtcaggttgtGCTACTGCAGGGTGTAGTACCTGACGAGGCTGGGGTCGGGGTTGTAAGGAGGGGGAGGGGTACAGTGAGAGGTGGACACTATAGACTGAGACGCATGAGCTCCGTTCACATCGCCGTTCGACTGCATGTGGTGTCCACCCAGCATGTTCGTCCCTGCAGCCACAAACACACCAGAACCAGTCAACACACAAACCAGCAGATGACAGTCACAAGGGATTTAGCCAGTAAATGTGGGCCACTGTTAGTGTCTCGCTGTTTATTCAGTGAAAGCCAAGCAAATCAAACACAAGTGCATTTGCAGTGTACTTCAGATTTTAACAGTTCACTTTTAAAAAGGTGTACTTGTGTAGTGAAATAAAAGGACACTTAAGCATACTTAAAGAGAGGCACTTTCATGTTTCTAAGCACACTTAAGTGCACTCTGTCAATTTAGAGGTTTTACTTTAAAGCACTTTTTAAatcgataattttttttaaaaataatctttgtcatgctttaaagaagtacacttacaTGTACACATGAAAAGAaccatgtgtgtgtttgatattgaAAGTTTTAATACAATTTTTCCCCATTCATGTTTTCCTGTAGGGATTTTAATAAAGTCACTGAAAGCTATGAACATGTAGTCTGGAttacataatcataatcatatgtACTAAAATGCtaataatcagattacagttactttttaatggataacatgattacattttagatcccttaatcctaccacttttaccttactattaataaccAGTAATTAGGAGTTAATCGGGCCAAAAATCATGGCTACTAGTTAGAGAATTGTGAAAATTGGACCTTAATATTAAGTGTGAccatttaaactataatacattttcacctCATTGCAATTAAAAGCATTTAAgtgttgtgtgtgagagagagatgtgaAATAATGCAGACTTAAATTTCATGACCAATAAATTAAACTGGAATAAAATGCTAATGTACAACCCACTGCAACAAGGTAATTGTATGAAATGTAGGGCTTATATGAAGGCACTTGTAGGCTCTCACCCATGTGTGTCATGGACGCAGAGGGTCCTGCGCTCTGCTGGGTCTGCTGTGTCACCAGCTGATTCACTGAGGGGAGCTTGCTGATGGGCCCCTGGATCTTATTCATGTTATTGAGAGTGCCATATGAACACGGAGAGGCAACGTGACTCCTGTCAATCACACGAGAGAAAGACACTTAATATACAGCACTCAATGGggaacactgaagactggacgcTAAAGGAAGAGGTCATATCATGAAACAATTCTGATATGACAGAACTGATATGAGTTCTGACAGTTCTGATAATTtgttgtaaatttaaaagtaatgcggTTACcctattttccggactataagtcgcactttttttcatagtttgactggtcctgcgacttatagtcaggtgcgacttatttatcaaaattaatttgacatgaaccgagagaaattaaccaagataaaacaataccgtctccagccgcgagagggcgctctatgctgctcagtgctcctgtagtctacactgaagatatagagcgccctctcgtggctgtagatggtaatgttttctcttggttctaaatgaatgggACTTATAGTCCTGTGCTACTTATatctgtttttttcctcatcatgacgtatttttggactgatgtgacttatactcaggtgcgacttatagtccgaaaaatacggtactttactagttacttgaaaaagtaatccgattactttactccagtcttcagtgtcacacgatccttcagaaatcattctaatatactcatttgttgctcaagaaacacttctgatgttgaaaacagttgtgttactTCATCTGAAaccattctttgattaataaaacgtttaaaagaacatcatttatttgaaatataaatcttttgtaacattataaatacttttgataaattgaatgcatcctttctgaataaaagtgtagatttctttaaaaaacccAAATAATCTTACACTTCCAGACTCTGAATTTTTTACGGTCGTGTATGATGTCTGTATAAGGACTCACTGTCTCTGTAggagctgctgctgttgttgtctGTATGAATCCACTAACTGTTGTGGTACAAACTCCACAAGCTCCAGACTGTCCTTTATCTTCATCAGGATGTCAAAGTTTTCCCGGCCTCGCACCTTCAAACCAATCCAAAAACATCAGAATGAACTATTAGAAGTATTAGAAATCAAGATGCATGCTTCCACACTCACTGGAATATAATACATCTCCTCTTCTCCATGCCGCCTCTTCTTGATGTTGACGGAAGGGCCTGCAATGTTGGCCGGAGTCTGTTTGAAATCTGTGAGGTCAGAAACAGAAGCTCCAGATTGGAAACTTGTATTGGAAATGATCTGATGAATGAAGTGCTGGTGGAAATCCATTGATGGCTCACTTCGTTTATTGGCATTTCCATTTTTGGCCACGCTCTCATTCAGAGCCTGTTGCTCCCTGAAATGATCCTCGTCTGCTTTGCGGTCTCGACCGGGACAGGCACAAATCCGGCCCTCAAACGAACGCCTGCCGAGAACCTGTCCGCTGTGGAAAACACGGTAGAGTTCAGCATAACCAAACCATGCAGCCTACGTCATGTGAATAGGTTGCATGTTGTTGTTGCATGCAGTTCACAATTAAAAGAATACATTTCAATGCTCAATTCGAAGTAcgtttttgtttacttttgttgTTCTGAAGCAAATTCACTTAAAGGGAAAGGTTACccaaaatgagaattctgtcatcagtGTTTGCGAACTgatttgagtttctttcttctgtttctgGTCCCCTTTGACTTGcatagtattttaaaaaaataataatttaatctatTGAAGTTagttattttgtgttctgcagacgaAACAGGTCTGAAacaacttcagggtgagtaaatcatgacagaactttggctgatctgtccctttaagaaccACTCTTTTGGAAGCAGAGAAAGATTTCAGTGTAAACGTGAGAAAGTGTCTGAGGTAAAGGTGTTCACTCACTCTCGTGTCTCCAgcgtgatgatgatgaggatgggCCTGCGGTTCATTCCCCCGACACAACTGCTGTTGCACATGAAATTATACAGAATGGTTGTGAACTCAGTCCCCACCTTGACAAATAGATAACAAAAGAGACAGATAGTCAGATCCCAGAAGCATTGCATTATATTGTAAACAGAGGATATAGTGCCCTGTTCAGAGAAAAATATTTGCAGTGAGAAGTTAAATTCACTTTAATAAATTAGTTTAGATTTATTCAAAAACACTGGATCCTGAGGGACGTTAACAATACGTAACAACTAGAAATAATTTATGTTAGTGTTACATTATGTAACTATATTAGTTagcaaactaaaaaagaaaataaattctaaagcctgtattaatttacattaattcTAAATGTAGGTAATGttaaattcaatatttatttatacaattacaaatatttagGCCTAAATGTTGTAtcagttaatattatttaacgtATCTGAGTTGACATGAACTAACCATTGTATTGTTATTAACTAACGTTAATGAATATCATTAAATATTGCAACACATAAATTCATTCATTGTTTACTTATGATGTAACTAATTAAACGTTAATAAAAAGTTGACTAATGAGACCTTTTTGTATAGTCACCAGTCAAACGTTTATCAATACAGTTTTAGTTCAAAACTGCTGATTATCAATACATTTCAttgaataaatcattaaaaagaaaacGTAATGTATTTCGTGATTGAACACCAGCACTTACAGTATGCAAGAAATATGCACCTCTAGGTGGCGCCAACCATTCGATATTCAACACAAAACAAAGCAACAGTGTAAAAAGAGGAATAACTGCAGGTATTATAACTGAGAATAATCTCTGGGCTATTTAT
Protein-coding regions in this window:
- the tp73 gene encoding tumor protein p73 isoform X1 codes for the protein MSQSSTADEGTTFEHLWSTLEPDSTYFELPQAGHSGDRVASSSNRAEVCMDLYHMRDMRDMNDNVMSQYSLLSSSMEQGLGNRAASSSPYSSETASNVPTPSPYSQPNSTFEAMSPAPAIPSNTDYPGPHNFEVTFQQSSTAKSATWTYSPLLKKLYCQIAKTCPIQIKLASSPPNGSVIRAMPIYKKAEHVTEVVKRCPNHELGRDFNESQTAPASHLIRVEGNNLCQYVDDPATGRQSALVPYEAPQVGTEFTTILYNFMCNSSCVGGMNRRPILIIITLETRDGQVLGRRSFEGRICACPGRDRKADEDHFREQQALNESVAKNGNANKRNFKQTPANIAGPSVNIKKRRHGEEEMYYIPVRGRENFDILMKIKDSLELVEFVPQQLVDSYRQQQQQLLQRQSHVASPCSYGTLNNMNKIQGPISKLPSVNQLVTQQTQQSAGPSASMTHMGTNMLGGHHMQSNGDVNGAHASQSIVSTSHCTPPPPYNPDPSLVSFLTSLGCQNCIDYFTSQGLQSVYHLQTLSMEDLGALKIPEQFRMAIWRGLQDMRQGHDYGQQLIRSSSNMASMAIGAGGELQRQRVMEAVHFRVRHTITIPNRSAPAGAEEWADFGFDMPDCRIHKHSIKEEFAESDAR
- the tp73 gene encoding tumor protein p73 isoform X2, coding for MYCVKKKSQYSLLSSSMEQGLGNRAASSSPYSSETASNVPTPSPYSQPNSTFEAMSPAPAIPSNTDYPGPHNFEVTFQQSSTAKSATWTYSPLLKKLYCQIAKTCPIQIKLASSPPNGSVIRAMPIYKKAEHVTEVVKRCPNHELGRDFNESQTAPASHLIRVEGNNLCQYVDDPATGRQSALVPYEAPQVGTEFTTILYNFMCNSSCVGGMNRRPILIIITLETRDGQVLGRRSFEGRICACPGRDRKADEDHFREQQALNESVAKNGNANKRNFKQTPANIAGPSVNIKKRRHGEEEMYYIPVRGRENFDILMKIKDSLELVEFVPQQLVDSYRQQQQQLLQRQSHVASPCSYGTLNNMNKIQGPISKLPSVNQLVTQQTQQSAGPSASMTHMGTNMLGGHHMQSNGDVNGAHASQSIVSTSHCTPPPPYNPDPSLVSFLTSLGCQNCIDYFTSQGLQSVYHLQTLSMEDLGALKIPEQFRMAIWRGLQDMRQGHDYGQQLIRSSSNMASMAIGAGGELQRQRVMEAVHFRVRHTITIPNRSAPAGAEEWADFGFDMPDCRIHKHSIKEEFAESDAR